From a single Patescibacteria group bacterium genomic region:
- a CDS encoding tRNA (adenosine(37)-N6)-dimethylallyltransferase MiaA yields the protein MDKILVICGPTATGKTKLALELAKKFNGEIISADSRQVYQGMDIGTGKDLPQGSQYQGSSIKYNDKKLGFWKTAMGGAIWLLDVVRPDCQFTVADYIRCAHLVREDILKRGKLPILVGGGGLYIKSFLDGLGTLGIGPDWEFRQRLEKVSLKTLQDRLKKINPGKWETMNESDKKNPRRLIRALEIARHKKPIKLNNKPQKLDSLLIGLTAPHKFLYAQIDRRVIAREKQGLEREIRDLLKRGLSWTNSVLGTTLGYREWQPYFAGEMTKKEVIIKWQLAEHGYARRQLTWLKKEKRIKWFAITCPNFSRQIEKTISSWYNA from the coding sequence ATGGATAAAATTTTAGTTATTTGCGGACCGACGGCAACGGGTAAAACCAAACTGGCCCTAGAATTAGCCAAAAAATTTAACGGTGAAATCATTTCGGCCGATTCCAGACAAGTTTATCAGGGGATGGATATCGGTACAGGAAAAGACCTGCCGCAAGGTAGCCAGTATCAAGGATCAAGTATTAAGTATAACGATAAAAAATTAGGCTTTTGGAAAACGGCAATGGGAGGAGCAATTTGGTTATTAGACGTGGTTAGACCCGATTGTCAATTTACGGTGGCTGACTATATAAGGTGTGCCCATTTAGTCAGAGAGGATATTCTTAAAAGAGGGAAGCTGCCGATTTTAGTTGGCGGGGGAGGATTATACATCAAGTCATTTTTAGACGGTCTTGGCACTTTAGGCATCGGTCCCGACTGGGAATTTCGTCAGCGCTTAGAAAAAGTAAGCTTAAAAACTTTACAGGACAGGTTAAAAAAAATTAACCCGGGAAAATGGGAAACGATGAATGAGTCAGATAAAAAAAACCCAAGACGCTTGATAAGGGCTTTGGAAATAGCTAGGCACAAAAAACCCATAAAATTAAATAATAAACCTCAAAAGTTAGACTCTTTACTTATCGGCTTAACGGCTCCCCATAAATTTCTCTACGCGCAAATTGATCGGCGAGTGATTGCCAGAGAAAAGCAAGGATTAGAAAGGGAAATCAGAGATCTTCTAAAACGGGGTTTGTCATGGACAAATTCTGTCTTGGGGACAACGCTTGGTTATCGTGAATGGCAGCCGTATTTTGCCGGAGAAATGACGAAAAAGGAAGTCATTATTAAATGGCAATTGGCCGAACATGGGTATGCGAGAAGACAGTTAACATGGCTTAAAAAAGAAAAAAGAATTAAATGGTTTGCCATAACTTGCCCGAACTTTAGTAGACAAATAGAAAAAACGATTAGCTCATGGTATAATGCATAG
- a CDS encoding desulfoferrodoxin gives MITKNQIYRCNVCGNIVTVLYAGGGQLVCCGQPMELLQEKTQDEGAEKHVPVVEKTANGIKVKIGSVPHPMEENHYILWIEVIADGETLRHFLKPGDGPEAEFYLKAEKITVRDYCNIHGLWQA, from the coding sequence ATGATCACCAAAAATCAAATTTACCGCTGTAACGTTTGTGGCAATATCGTCACTGTTTTATACGCCGGTGGCGGACAATTAGTTTGCTGCGGGCAGCCAATGGAACTCCTTCAGGAAAAAACCCAAGATGAAGGAGCGGAGAAACATGTTCCCGTGGTGGAGAAAACCGCTAATGGGATTAAGGTCAAAATCGGTTCCGTCCCGCATCCGATGGAAGAAAATCATTACATTCTCTGGATCGAGGTTATCGCTGATGGCGAAACGTTGCGCCATTTCTTAAAACCGGGCGATGGGCCGGAAGCGGAATTTTATCTAAAGGCGGAAAAAATAACGGTCAGAGACTATTGTAATATTCACGGGCTTTGGCAAGCCTAA
- a CDS encoding MiaB/RimO family radical SAM methylthiotransferase gives MKYFIKTFGCQMNEADSERIAAGYESRGWQKAESIDGADEIVINTCSVRESAEHRVLGLVNNLIKKKKKKQKIILTGCMLYHGITSLKKKLPGVDEFIKISDLIHNSQFTIHNSKTSAFVSIMEGCNNFCTYCVVPYSRGREISKPLEEIICEVEELTRRGNKEIMLLGQNVNAYGRDLQNTKATFANLLRTLNDLSGLEKISFMTSNPWDLTDEIIEALKLPKIDRYLHLPVQSGDDEILKMMNRHYKTSDYLNLVKKIKKQIPKMQIGTDIIVGFPGETEEQFLNTFKLCKKVGFVKAYIAMYSPRPQTAAFKFKDDVSHQEKKRRFRILDKLINI, from the coding sequence ATGAAATATTTTATTAAGACTTTCGGTTGTCAGATGAACGAGGCCGATTCGGAAAGAATAGCCGCCGGATATGAATCTCGTGGTTGGCAAAAAGCGGAGTCTATTGATGGAGCAGATGAAATTGTGATTAATACCTGTTCGGTTCGTGAATCGGCCGAACATCGGGTTTTGGGATTAGTAAATAATCTCATTAAAAAAAAGAAAAAGAAGCAAAAAATCATTCTTACGGGTTGCATGCTCTATCACGGCATAACTTCTTTAAAAAAGAAACTGCCAGGGGTTGATGAGTTTATCAAAATCTCCGATCTAATTCACAATTCTCAATTCACAATTCACAATTCAAAAACGTCTGCTTTTGTTTCCATCATGGAGGGTTGTAATAATTTTTGTACTTATTGCGTCGTTCCTTACAGCCGCGGCCGAGAAATTTCAAAACCATTGGAAGAAATTATTTGTGAAGTCGAAGAATTAACAAGGCGGGGAAATAAAGAAATAATGCTTCTCGGTCAAAATGTTAATGCTTATGGTCGAGACCTTCAAAATACAAAAGCAACTTTTGCCAATTTATTGCGTACTTTAAATGATTTATCCGGTTTAGAGAAAATTTCCTTTATGACTTCTAATCCTTGGGATCTGACCGACGAAATTATTGAAGCCTTAAAACTTCCCAAAATAGACCGCTACTTGCATTTACCCGTGCAGTCCGGAGATGATGAAATTTTGAAGATGATGAATCGTCATTATAAGACTTCTGATTATTTAAATTTAGTCAAAAAAATCAAAAAACAAATTCCCAAGATGCAAATCGGTACTGATATTATTGTGGGATTTCCTGGTGAAACAGAGGAGCAATTTTTGAATACTTTTAAATTATGCAAGAAAGTTGGCTTTGTTAAAGCCTATATAGCGATGTATTCACCCCGTCCGCAAACGGCGGCTTTTAAATTTAAAGATGATGTTTCGCATCAAGAAAAAAAGCGGCGTTTCCGAATTTTAGACAAATTAATTAACATCTAA
- a CDS encoding ABC-2 family transporter protein: MKNLKRYLRVWLKLTAYSFMTMLTSRFSFGLFFVGKALRFTFFFVFLLFLLSKTKVLAGYNLYQAALFVLTYNLIDTGVQLLFREVYRFRPLVVSGNFDLVLAKPINPLFRVLAGGADVVDLLMFVPFAFATIYLAGKIGGITLWGVIFYLLLIANAFLIAAAFHIAVLALGILTTEIDNSIMLYRDVTRMAMIPIDVYKEPLRFLITYILPVGIMMAFPAKALMGLLSGWGILVAFLIGIFLFILSLKLWHFALGQYSSASS, translated from the coding sequence ATGAAAAATCTTAAAAGATATTTACGTGTTTGGTTAAAATTAACGGCCTATTCTTTTATGACGATGTTAACCTCACGTTTCAGTTTCGGTCTTTTTTTTGTAGGCAAGGCCCTGCGCTTCACCTTCTTCTTTGTTTTTTTGCTCTTTTTACTTTCCAAAACAAAAGTTTTGGCCGGTTATAATTTATATCAGGCCGCCCTTTTTGTCTTAACTTATAATTTAATCGATACTGGCGTTCAACTTCTTTTCCGAGAGGTTTATCGTTTTAGACCCTTGGTTGTTTCCGGCAATTTTGATTTGGTTTTAGCCAAACCCATTAATCCTTTGTTTCGGGTTTTAGCCGGTGGTGCCGACGTTGTCGATCTTTTAATGTTTGTCCCTTTTGCTTTTGCCACGATTTATTTAGCCGGTAAAATCGGCGGGATCACGTTATGGGGAGTAATTTTTTATCTTCTTTTAATTGCCAACGCTTTTTTAATTGCCGCCGCTTTTCATATTGCGGTTTTAGCTTTGGGGATCTTAACGACGGAAATAGATAATTCGATTATGCTCTATCGTGACGTAACGAGAATGGCCATGATTCCCATTGATGTTTATAAGGAACCTTTACGTTTCTTGATAACCTATATTTTGCCGGTCGGGATTATGATGGCTTTTCCGGCTAAAGCCCTAATGGGTCTTTTGTCGGGTTGGGGAATTTTGGTGGCTTTTTTAATCGGTATTTTTCTTTTTATTTTAAGTTTAAAACTTTGGCATTTTGCCCTGGGGCAATATTCTTCCGCCTCAAGTTAA
- a CDS encoding ABC-2 family transporter protein: MKKYWLTIKNTWAEYAMYRLNFLVWRLRSFIGFITIYFFWLAIFGGQTSLFGWQQRTILTYIIGVAFVRSLIFSSRTIDVGSEINQGNLTNYLLKPLNFLVYWFSRDLADKLLNIFFVSIELTLFFLIVKPPFFLQTNLLLLMTFILSLMLSTILYFFINLFLGLIAFWTPESWSGVWGPRFVFSIFLEFFAGTIFPLDMLPKPLFNFLQLTPFPYLLYFPLKIYLGQVNFIQIVFGFSLGFAWLGIWFIIVNKTWRAGLKVYGAEGR, from the coding sequence ATGAAAAAATACTGGTTAACGATCAAAAATACTTGGGCTGAATACGCAATGTACCGGCTTAATTTTTTAGTTTGGAGACTTCGAAGTTTTATCGGTTTTATTACCATTTATTTTTTTTGGTTGGCCATTTTTGGCGGTCAAACGAGTCTTTTCGGCTGGCAACAAAGGACGATTTTAACTTATATTATCGGGGTTGCTTTTGTTCGATCGCTTATTTTTTCATCACGGACAATTGATGTGGGTTCGGAAATAAATCAGGGAAATTTAACCAATTATCTTCTTAAGCCCTTGAATTTTTTGGTTTATTGGTTTTCCCGCGACCTTGCCGACAAGCTTTTAAATATTTTTTTTGTCAGTATAGAACTAACCTTATTTTTCTTGATCGTTAAGCCGCCGTTTTTCTTACAGACCAATCTCTTGTTGTTGATGACTTTTATTTTATCTTTAATGCTTTCAACCATTCTTTATTTTTTCATTAATTTGTTTTTAGGACTGATTGCCTTTTGGACGCCGGAATCATGGTCCGGCGTTTGGGGTCCGAGATTTGTTTTTTCTATTTTCCTGGAATTTTTTGCCGGCACAATTTTTCCTCTGGACATGTTGCCAAAGCCTTTATTTAATTTTCTTCAACTGACTCCTTTCCCGTATCTTCTTTATTTTCCCTTAAAAATCTATTTAGGCCAGGTAAATTTCATCCAAATTGTCTTCGGTTTTAGTCTTGGTTTTGCCTGGTTAGGGATTTGGTTTATTATTGTTAATAAAACATGGAGGGCGGGACTTAAAGTTTATGGAGCCGAAGGAAGATAA
- a CDS encoding ABC transporter ATP-binding protein has protein sequence MMIAVSHLKKNYQVWQKEAGLLGSFKSLLNRQSLDVKAVDDLSFSIKEGELVGFIGPNGAGKTTTLKVLSGLLYPTSGEVSVAGFTPYERQTEFLKNISLVMGQKNQLWWDLPPMETFLLNKEIYQIPDAQFEKTLTDLTRLLEIKDLLKVPTRRLSLGERMKCELVAALLHSPKVLFLDEPTIGLDVISQKKIRDFLADYNRLYKATIILTSHYMGDVQELAERVVIIDKGKLIYDGNLQKLVEKYAGYKLLSVIFSHDIDAKKLQKIGEIKKYEYPKALISVPRGVISLAASELLRDFPVADLLIEEPAIEDIIRQVFSHK, from the coding sequence ATGATGATTGCCGTTTCTCATCTTAAAAAAAATTATCAGGTCTGGCAAAAAGAGGCCGGTCTTTTAGGTTCTTTTAAATCTTTGCTTAACCGTCAGTCTTTAGACGTTAAAGCCGTTGACGATCTTTCCTTTTCGATTAAAGAGGGAGAATTAGTGGGTTTTATCGGTCCAAACGGAGCCGGCAAAACAACGACTTTAAAAGTCTTATCAGGACTTTTATACCCTACCAGCGGTGAAGTTTCAGTGGCCGGTTTTACCCCTTATGAGCGCCAGACGGAATTTTTAAAAAACATCAGCCTGGTTATGGGTCAAAAAAATCAACTCTGGTGGGATTTACCGCCAATGGAAACCTTTCTTTTAAATAAAGAAATTTACCAAATTCCCGATGCCCAATTTGAAAAGACCTTGACTGATTTAACCAGACTTTTAGAGATTAAAGATTTATTAAAAGTCCCCACCAGAAGATTATCTTTGGGTGAACGCATGAAATGCGAATTAGTTGCGGCCCTTCTCCATTCGCCCAAAGTTTTATTTTTAGATGAACCGACGATTGGTTTGGATGTTATTTCTCAAAAAAAGATTCGTGATTTTTTAGCTGACTATAACCGGCTTTACAAAGCGACCATTATTTTAACCAGCCATTATATGGGGGATGTTCAAGAATTAGCCGAAAGAGTTGTCATTATTGATAAAGGAAAGCTTATCTATGATGGGAATTTGCAGAAATTAGTCGAAAAATATGCCGGCTATAAACTTTTGTCAGTTATCTTCAGTCACGATATTGATGCGAAAAAACTGCAAAAAATCGGAGAAATAAAAAAATATGAATATCCTAAAGCTCTGATTTCCGTTCCTCGGGGAGTCATTTCCTTGGCGGCTTCGGAACTCTTACGGGACTTTCCCGTCGCCGATCTTTTAATCGAAGAACCGGCCATTGAAGATATTATTCGTCAGGTCTTCTCTCATAAATAA